The proteins below come from a single Salvelinus alpinus chromosome 18, SLU_Salpinus.1, whole genome shotgun sequence genomic window:
- the LOC139544559 gene encoding phosphatidylinositol 4-phosphate 5-kinase-like protein 1 isoform X2, with protein sequence MEHLEKYPHSLLVKFLGVHRINISHRRKKYFIVMQSVFYPDDRINARYDIKGCEVSRWTDPAPEGSQVIVVLKDLNFKGQYITLDQQRPWLLRQVEIDTSFLQRLNVLDYSLLVGHQPLHQDERHQGLSFATLIMRTKKSVITGSSPTHAGMPTVPGVVPEEDSTLLVSEMDGGTGSCSIAESRGGSDPGSALSGRTCTEQPAGSVTDSMVLRDFQAQNRRLLPNFKNPLHVIDGPEHRYFVGIIDIFTVYSFKKRLEHWWKRLRHPGQAFSTVSPTSYCLRLCQWVQDHTK encoded by the exons ATGGAGCACTTAGAGAAGTATCCCCATTCACTGCTGGTCAAGTTCTTAG GTGTCCACAGGATAAACATTTCCCATAGGAGGAAG AAGTACTTTATTGTAATGCAGAGTGTTTTTTATCCTGACGATCGAATCAATGCCAG GTATGACATCAAGGGTTGTGAGGTGAGCCGGTGGACAGACCCAGCCCCTGAGGGTAGCCAGGTTATTGTTGTCCTCAAGGACTTGAACTTCAAGGGCCAGTATATCACTCTGG ACCAGCAGCGGCCGTGGCTGCTCCGGCAGGTGGAGATTGACACGTCGTTCTTGCAGAGACTCAACGTGCTGGACTACAGCCTCCTGGTGGGCCATCAGCCCCTGCACCAAGACGAACGCCACCAGGGCCTCTCCTTTGCCACCCTTATCATGCGCACAAAAAA GTCAGTGATCACTGGCTCAAGCCCCACCCATGCGGGCATGCCCACTGTTCCAGGGGTGGTCCCAGAGGAAGACTCCACGCTGTTGGTGTCAGAGATGGATGGCGGGACAGGAAGTTGCAGCATTGCCGAGTCACGGGGAGGAAGTGACCCGGGCAGTGCCCTTTCCGGGAGAACCTGTACTGAGCAGCCGGCCGGGTCGGTCACAGATTCGATGGTGCTCAGGGACTTCCAGGCCCAGAACCGCCGGCTGCTGCCCAACTTCAAGAACCCGCTACACGTCATTGACGGACCGGAGCATCGCTACTTTGTGGGCATCATTGACATCTTCACTGTCTACAGCTTCAAGAAGAGGCTGGAGCATTGGTGGAAGAGACTGCGGCACCCAGGGCAGGCCTTCTCCACCGTCAGCCCCACCTCTTACTGCCTTAGGCTCTGCCAGTGGGTACAGGACCACACCAAGTAG